Within Bacillus alveayuensis, the genomic segment ATCAAATTCATCTAGTGAAAAAAGGACCATTAGATAATGCTATTTTACATGTTGAATTAGGTGATGAATTTTTCCGCAGTATTAGCCAAGATTTAAATCATGAAAAGGTTGGAGCGCTGAAAAAGAATATTTCTCACTTAATGAAATCGACTTGCTTAGTATCCATGGATATTGTTGTCAATAGTCCGAAAAGTATTCCTAGATCAGAAGGAAAAGCGATCAGAATAGTAGATAAGAGAAAGAATAATGCACTCAGCGTGTAATGGCGACAAGCGATTTTTCTCGTATGCTCCCAATACGAATAATTTCTTTGTGTATTGAATATGCTGCCTTCGTGTGGGAGCATTTGTGTATTACTTGTTTTTACATGACGAACAGGAGTGGGTTTATGAAACAAAATCATATGTATGACATCACGATTATTGGTGGCGGGCCAGTTGGAATGTTCGCAGCCTTTTATGCTGGGCTGCGTCAAATGTCCGTGAAATTAATTGAAAGTTTACCACAATTAGGAGGTCAGCTGGCAGCATTATATCCTGAAAAATATATATATGACGTCGCAGGATTTGCGAAGATTCGCGCCCAAGAATTAGTTGATAATTTAACAAAGCAAATGGAACAATTTCACCCAACTGTATGTTTAAATGAAACA encodes:
- a CDS encoding thioredoxin reductase (product_source=COG0492; cath_funfam=3.50.50.60; cog=COG0492; pfam=PF07992; superfamily=51905; transmembrane_helix_parts=Outside_1_4,TMhelix_5_27,Inside_28_148), encoding MKQNHMYDITIIGGGPVGMFAAFYAGLRQMSVKLIESLPQLGGQLAALYPEKYIYDVAGFAKIRAQELVDNLTKQMEQFHPTVCLNETVEKVIKQEEGSFILETNKGVHFSKSVLITAGNGAFQPRKLELKEAEKYENNNLHYFEPIS